The region TTATCCATATCCACCACAAATGAGTTTCAACTGTGTTCCTTGTCCTTAATACGATCATCACCATTGACAAGTGCTAGAAGCTAGAGTTAGACACTTCCCTCCCACCCCATCCCCCAAGAGAAATAGATAAATAAACCAATCAATGCAAATGAATTTCTAGCCACTTCAACCAAGCAAAATAAAAATAACTACCTGAAAGATTGTATGGTGTGGATGATCAATGGACATTTTCTTCAAAAGAGAAACCAAAGCAAACTGCAAAagtccaaaatttaaaaattacaaaACACATAGCACTAACAAACAGTTTAAAGAATAAAAAGgtaggaaaagaaaagaaaagaaaaaccctAAACCAGATAATAGCAAAAGGTAATTGACTGACTTTGAAAGCCAGATATAAAAGACAATAACAAGCAAAATGTTTGTAACTGACTTTGAGAACCAGATAATAGCATGTtaccaaagtatccttagaaatAAGTAAGAGGAAATCAAGGATTATAGTTGATATTTCCTTAGAAACAAGAAAGAATTTTTATTAATTCTGTGTTTTTTTTCCTGTATACAAccggtattatatatatatatatttttatgggaATTCCCTTATGTTTCACTTTAAGCTTTAACAGTAGGGCTATTAGTGTTTCTTGACTTGTGAATAGAGTTTTCGACGCGACTTTTTtgttatgaccgtgtatattgtagctatttagagcattctgcaaattttcagaaaatttcgaatagtttacagtaccgaaaactagtttGTTACaagcgtgactaattttttttctgcgcgtggaaaacatgtttgaacataattttcagtactgtaaactattagaaattttctaaaaatttacaaaatgttctaaatagctagaatatacacgatcataaaaaaaagtcgcaccgaaaactattcacgggtcgagaaatacTGAGAACTCTACCAGTAGGGTTTAAAATGAAttcctataaaaaaaaattgcctatATATATAGGGTTTATACAACTATATACACGTGTTTATATATTACAcacatattttatgttttttaataATACAAAATTTGGATTTATCAGTGTTTTGGAGGAGAGGTACCGAATTGTTAGAAGTGTTGGAGAGGAGTGCATTCAAGAGGATGAGCTCCGGAATTTATTAGCAAAGAAGCCTGAGCCTATCTGCTATGATGGGTTTGAGCCGTCTGGTAGAATGCACATTGCTCAGGTATTTTTGTAGCATTTGAGTTTTGGTCTTTCTTGTGTACGTTagaactatatatatttatatatatatatatatatatatatatttgtgcaaAGTTGCTATATTATTGATTTATTGATCAAATGCAAGCTGATATCACAAGTTGATTTTTATTTTAGCTATCCATGGTATGGTGCCAGATTATATTTTAACAATATTGATGGATAATCTTTGTATGTCTTTTCTTATGATATCATCAACAtgagaaaaataaatacatgaaGATAAGGAATAAAGAGGAGTACATGAGAGGAAAAGACATATAAATCAAATCATTTTGGATGCTATGCACTAGCTCATACTTGAAAATCAAATCAGTGATCATTGTACAAAGAAGATGCAAAAgtcactgattttttttttaatattttagctTATTGgtatatattatttgatttatctAACATTCTTTTCAAACTATTATGAGAAATGAGGATCTTTGTTCTTGTTGGTATCTCAACTAATTTGTAATTCCACTCCATGAAAAAAACTGTTCAAAGTAACCAAAATTTAATGTATATTTATTACAACTAGATTCTCaggcaaaaataaataaaacaaataaacctTGTCAAACAAAGGATTATCAATttgaacaataaaataaaataaaatcttacaCCAAATTTCTGCAACTGAAAAAATATATGCTGTATTTGGCTATATAGAAAACACCATCCTATTACTGTATATGCAACTCAACAAGAATCTCACTGCTGCTAAATCTAGGCTATATTCTGTcatagaaatgaaagaaaaaaaaaactttatatcaTACAATCTCTCTAAGCTTTACATACTCATGATATGATGATCTCACTACATAACTGGTACTTGTTGCCTTACCTGCAAATTATCATCAAAGAAGAAAAATTTAGACTCAAACAAGTGTTGCCATTTAATAAGTTTCAGTGCATGTGAACTTAACTTTCTGAGAATTCTTTACTTTGTGGAAAGGAAAGGATCAAAATCCTTACCTTTGTCATTTTGCAAGCAAATCTTCTAACAGCTGGAGTGACAGTCTCAAATATATATTTGTGCAAAGTTGCTATATTATTGATTTATTGACCAAATGCAAGCTGATATCACAAGTTGATTTTTATTTTAGCTATCCATGGTATGGTACCAGATTATATATTTCTAACAAAGTAATTGAAAAACAATGGTGGTCATAAATTGTGAACTTCTGTGGGGAATAACTTGAAGTTTGAAACCTTTTCATATATATTGTTTGTTTTAAGCATTGTTTAATGAATAGTTTTTGGTATGAAACTGATGGCATGTGCTTGTAACTTGTAACATGATTATATACTTTGAGAGATTCAAATGGGTTGCTATATTGCCTGTTCTGCAGGGTGTTTTGAAGACGATAAGTGTGAACAAGCTTACCTCTGCTGGGTGCAAAGTGAAAATCTGGATCGCGGATTGGTTTGCACAGCTTAACAATAAAATGGGGGGTGACTTGAAAAAAATTGAGACTGTTGGCCGCTACTTAATTGAGATATGGAAAGCTGTTGGTATGGATCAAGAAGGAGGCAAAGTGGAGTTCTTATGGTCATCAAAGGAGATTAATGCAAGAGCACATGAGTATTGGCCTATTGTAATGGATATAGCTCGCAGGAATAAACTTCCAAGGATAATCAGGTGTCTATATCTGTATGAGTTGTGCATTTTGGGGTATGTTGTATGCATGTGATGGTGAATTCGGACTGATTATGTGCTGTTTTATATTATAGGTGTAGTCAAATTATGGGACGAAGTGAGCAAGATGAGTTGACTGCAGCCCAAATTCTCTACCCATGCATGCAATGTGCTGATATATTCTTCTTGAAGGTCCTTGATTTTTTTCTCACAAAATGATGCCTTTTTAAGTTTTCTCTGTCGACATAGGTGTGAACTtatgctatttttttttaaatgcaggCTGACATTTGCCAGTTAGGAATGGATCAGCGAAAAGTTAATGTACTTGCAAGAGAGTATTGTGACGATATCAAAAGAAAGAACAAACCTATTATTTTGTCACACCGTATGATTTAAATCTTTTATGCTCAATATTCACTTCTGGTTGTTTTGTTTTCAAATGTTGTACGTATATAGCTACATGATTTTTTTTGGCTTTACTTAATGGTATTGTGTAGACATGTTACCTGGATTACAGCAAGGACAGGACAAGATGTCTAAAAGTGACCCATCATCCTCCATCTACATGGAAGACGACGAGGTGGGTTATGGTTACAACGTAGTTAagatatgttattttatttgacAAGGGCTGGCTGCAATTAGTTTTCGCCTGTTAATTTTTGAACTAGGGATGTTACAATATCATTTTATGCaaatttgttttttgttttcttttgtcCCAAGCCTAATTGTTTAACTGGGGATGTTCCAATTTCATTTTAgccaaatttgaattaatttctttTGTTCTGTTGCGTTAGGCTGAGGTGAATTTGAAGATAAAGAAAGCTTACTGCCCTCCAAAGATTGTGGAAGGGAATCCATGTCTAGAGTACATTAAATATCTTGTTTTAGCCTGGTTTCACGAGTTCACTGTGGAGCGAGGTGAACAGAATGGTGGGAACAAGTAAGTATCACAAACATTAGATCAAATATTTTACTGCCCTTTTTCTATTAATGGAACAGGGAAGATCTTGTTTTCGATGCTATCCTGTCTAAAGATGATTTGGTTTTGTCCTTCATTAAATTCAGGACCTACAAAAGCTTTGACGATTTAACCGCTGACTATGAGAGTGGGGATCTTCATCCAGGCGACCTTAAACCCGCCTTATCAAAGGCATTGAATAAAATACTACTGGTAAAAACTACCGTTTTCTCCTACATAATGAGTCAATTTGTTACCTTCAGCTTTGCTAAATTCAATTTTCTTTTTATTCCCAGCCTGTTCGAGAACATTTTAAGAATGACAGTAATGCAAAAGAACTCCTGAAAAGGGTCAAGGTAACTTTGCTAAGTAAATATTCCATAAATTAGCAACTATTTGGTATGTGTTTACCAATGGCTAACAATTTTTTTACTTGATCATGATTTTGTTTCTGTAGGCTTACAGAGTAACAAAGTGATGTTGACAATGGAGCTTTAAAGATTTTGCCTCATCCCTTTTGTGCTTACTATAACTGGATTTTATAGAATGAAAAAGAAGAGGGTTTGATATTTGAGATTGTAgggaatttaaaataataaatgctcAGCTATTTAGACTAACAGTATttattcagcaagcataaatagtAAATATCAAATTGACTGAGTTAGCTTTTACTACTTTGTTGTTgtacttcatttttttttacctGAGAATTTCTCTAGTTTGATTTGTTTCACACAGTTTATGAATGGCACATGTCTCTTTTCTTAAGGTttttttttagtagttttaaccttttttctttttttaattttggcatggaatatttttataaaaccaattgaaaaatataataatatagtagaataattatttagtaattaatCACTGAAACTATATTTCAAAAACCCAAATAAAACTCAACAAATTCAGATTAACAAGAAGCTATTGAAAGTGAAGGAGAAATAAGCTGTCTTTTGCCTTAAACTTCGTCAACACTGCCAGCAACCCAGTTCGAAAGTGAAGGAGAAGAAGAGTtcgttttaattttttataataactagatatttattataatttttaacttaattaattattttttatataaaaatataaggtAGACCAATAATAACCTGACACGTGGCAACTTAGTTAGCTGAATTGATACTTTACAGGCTTGGTCGTAAGGattgcaaaaaataaaataaaaaatttaaagtttgatatttttgtttcaatttttttttggtatatAAATGGTATAAATCGAAAACTttgagtatttatttatttatagttaTTCTTTTTAGAGAAAATATCAGTTTGATTTCTGTATTTTTTCCAAATATGCGATTGAcctttgtattttgttaaatcacaatttggactatgtgttttacaaaatgaatcaaaatagtaTTTTATACCAAATTTTGATCAACAAAATTTCAAATATAATCTTTCATTCCCAGCTTCTCGATCACTTTCTCTATTTCTCTGAACTCATCACATCACTAACTACCCGAGAAttaatcttataattgaaaatattttgatcgAAATCGGATCTatggtactattttgatctattttgtaaacACACAAAgtctaaattgtcatttaacaaaacacagaaaCTCGCGTATTCAAAAAAAGCAAATGGCCAAAATGACATTTTCCCAATTTTACATAGTTGCCATATAGCACACAAAAGAACATAGACAAACTAGTAACTTAAGACAACACATACAAAATTCTAGCAATAAACGataattaacaacaacaacaatgataactctacaaaatagagttattttaccacattttatgtgctaattgttgcttaattcttgagtttttaattgatttattaaattttaaagtaattttgaatttattgagcttattttgattttatatatatttgtacgtttttatagttattatattataatatgttgtaatttaattatatgaaatttgtatggttaagttagaagttaaaaatgtaattcttttgaacttaaatgctttattaaattaagttataatcaatattttcaaataattaatatgatttatttataattga is a window of Humulus lupulus chromosome 4, drHumLupu1.1, whole genome shotgun sequence DNA encoding:
- the LOC133833139 gene encoding tyrosine--tRNA ligase 1, cytoplasmic-like, which translates into the protein MAFLDKRDKKYIVGSRGTKGAVAGSWAAVGGFMQLGSRLRSGWAVRLAERKAGGKLLGQVGCLWALELGPWIDKLNVAVLEERYRIVRSVGEECIQEDELRNLLAKKPEPICYDGFEPSGRMHIAQGVLKTISVNKLTSAGCKVKIWIADWFAQLNNKMGGDLKKIETVGRYLIEIWKAVGMDQEGGKVEFLWSSKEINARAHEYWPIVMDIARRNKLPRIIRCSQIMGRSEQDELTAAQILYPCMQCADIFFLKADICQLGMDQRKVNVLAREYCDDIKRKNKPIILSHHMLPGLQQGQDKMSKSDPSSSIYMEDDEAEVNLKIKKAYCPPKIVEGNPCLEYIKYLVLAWFHEFTVERGEQNGGNKTYKSFDDLTADYESGDLHPGDLKPALSKALNKILLPVREHFKNDSNAKELLKRVKAYRVTK